A genomic segment from Bradyrhizobium sp. ISRA430 encodes:
- a CDS encoding DUF4387 family protein yields the protein MAKLIYRVVSACGALGYGYPKESLENALRGRVDAIICDGGSMDAGPYYLGTGTEYFEHEAVKADFRHMVEAGKRLGCPVILGSSGMAGGNRNLDWMIGVAKEVFGELAVTNAKVAVIRSELDPEIVIQEFRKGALRPTGAGPELSEEALRESTIVGQMGIHPLITALEHGAQYVLAGRSCDVALFASDMIRRGIDAGLAYHVGHILECGALACDPGSPSDCLVAEIYDDGSALLVSPNPARRCTAYSIAAHSLYEESHPQLQFYPEGVLAMEKTEFFSRSAGIAGIRNSKFVRAGKPWPWSIKLEGSRRLGARKVSVIYIDPADLTKVPVDVLVYGRNGVQANPVQDGQRELGIIIETAAKTEEAAVLLASLLTHYLIHYGYPGRKATAGNIAYPLSPNLVSFRRDDGLFGAIVPSGTRDPVFFEHYPKIKEAVINLIQHEFPDALENANFKITDADAANPAILLRTVDRNPQRLAARHALEIERITQLAKPKATSRLNLDAPDAYEWSLYHLLQNEHVIKNVMFDITYFRANGASWTRESDARPHYEDIGETNYTGDLDDRTLSLIADAPPTGVLLRSNRLLDMAVVIRSKDAGINRLTFDIIFTSAEHYEAALHSNVFSSCNIAKLLGLPREHVVGTFFVDTCNAIKISIDRPNISASVDERDVFGAQQQTAVENLNIPIYATTLAKASSL from the coding sequence ATGGCAAAGCTTATCTACCGTGTCGTTTCCGCCTGCGGCGCTCTTGGTTACGGCTATCCAAAAGAGTCCCTGGAAAACGCGTTGCGCGGTCGCGTAGACGCCATCATCTGCGATGGCGGCTCGATGGATGCCGGGCCCTACTATCTCGGCACTGGGACGGAGTATTTTGAGCACGAAGCCGTGAAGGCGGATTTCCGTCACATGGTCGAAGCGGGCAAGAGGCTGGGCTGCCCCGTGATCCTGGGATCCTCCGGCATGGCGGGCGGCAACCGCAACCTCGACTGGATGATCGGCGTCGCCAAGGAAGTCTTCGGTGAACTCGCGGTGACGAACGCGAAGGTCGCCGTCATCCGCTCCGAGCTCGATCCGGAAATCGTCATCCAGGAGTTTCGCAAGGGAGCCCTGCGTCCAACCGGCGCCGGCCCCGAGCTCAGCGAGGAAGCACTGCGCGAGAGCACGATCGTCGGGCAGATGGGCATCCATCCCCTGATCACTGCCCTCGAGCACGGCGCACAATACGTGCTGGCCGGTCGCTCTTGCGATGTCGCCCTTTTCGCCTCCGACATGATCCGCCGTGGCATCGATGCAGGCCTCGCCTACCATGTCGGCCACATTCTGGAATGTGGCGCACTTGCCTGTGATCCCGGCTCGCCGTCGGACTGCCTGGTCGCCGAGATCTATGACGACGGCTCAGCCCTCCTCGTTTCTCCGAATCCGGCGCGACGCTGCACCGCCTACTCGATCGCGGCGCACTCGCTGTATGAGGAGAGCCATCCGCAGCTCCAGTTCTATCCCGAAGGCGTGTTGGCGATGGAGAAGACGGAGTTCTTCTCGCGCAGCGCCGGTATAGCGGGCATCCGCAACAGCAAGTTTGTTCGCGCGGGCAAGCCCTGGCCGTGGAGCATCAAGCTGGAAGGATCGCGACGGCTCGGGGCCCGCAAGGTCTCGGTGATCTATATCGATCCCGCCGACCTCACGAAGGTCCCAGTCGACGTACTGGTCTATGGTCGTAACGGCGTGCAGGCAAATCCCGTTCAGGACGGCCAGCGCGAGCTTGGAATCATCATCGAAACCGCCGCAAAGACGGAGGAAGCCGCCGTGCTGCTGGCCAGCCTGCTGACGCACTATCTGATTCACTACGGCTATCCGGGTCGGAAGGCGACGGCCGGCAACATCGCCTATCCGCTGTCCCCCAATCTCGTGAGCTTCCGGCGCGACGACGGGCTGTTCGGCGCAATCGTGCCGAGCGGAACGCGCGATCCGGTGTTCTTCGAGCACTATCCGAAGATCAAGGAGGCTGTCATCAACCTGATTCAGCACGAATTCCCGGATGCGCTAGAAAATGCGAACTTCAAGATCACCGACGCAGATGCGGCCAATCCGGCGATCCTGCTGCGGACCGTCGACCGCAATCCGCAGCGGCTGGCCGCACGGCATGCCCTCGAAATCGAGCGCATCACACAGCTTGCAAAGCCGAAAGCCACTTCGCGGCTCAACCTCGATGCGCCCGACGCGTACGAATGGTCGCTCTATCATCTGCTCCAGAACGAGCACGTCATCAAGAACGTGATGTTCGACATCACTTATTTCCGAGCGAACGGCGCGTCGTGGACGCGGGAAAGTGACGCTCGTCCGCATTATGAGGACATCGGGGAAACTAATTACACCGGCGATCTCGACGATCGCACACTATCGCTGATCGCCGATGCGCCGCCGACGGGTGTGCTGCTCAGATCGAACCGTCTGCTTGACATGGCCGTCGTGATCCGCAGCAAGGACGCAGGCATCAACCGTCTAACCTTCGATATCATCTTTACCTCTGCGGAGCACTACGAGGCAGCGCTGCACTCCAATGTCTTCTCCAGCTGCAATATTGCGAAGCTTCTAGGACTGCCGCGCGAGCACGTTGTCGGCACCTTCTTCGTCGATACCTGCAACGCCATCAAGATCTCGATCGACCGGCCGAACATCTCGGCATCAGTCGACGAGCGCGACGTTTTCGGAGCGCAGCAGCAGACTGCCGTCGAGAACCTCAACATTCCGATCTACGCGACGACGCTCGCCAAGGCCTCGTCGCTTTGA
- a CDS encoding thiamine pyrophosphate-binding protein, which yields MTKTVIQYVLSRLHDIGVTDVFGVPGDYAFSINDAICNDPNMRWVGCCNELNAAYAADGYARIKGAAALCTTYGVGELSAINGIAGAYAEHLPVFHLVGSPNMATQAARAPMHHTLGNGEYDLFRRMTEPVVCAHAVMTPQNAVYETERLIAEALYHRRPVYMAFPADLANQPVLGEATPISPPRSNPDNLAAAVEAIAATVDKARTACVIAGILVSRTGQREVLQRLIDASGLPFSTMLMGKSALDEQHPSYVGIYNGALMNDEVRTFVEERDCVMLVGAPLTDFNTGAFTARLSPEKTIAINHHHVQVGGKRFNDVEMTDLLVALANHLPKRGWARIKAKSLGKVSGKDNDPIDAPALYSRWERFLKPNDILVVETGTVSMGLGFALLPQDATFYNQTLWGSIGWATPAAFGAAVAAPDKRVVLVTGDGAHQLTVQEISQFGRLGLTPIIFVLNNNGYLIERLLCKEPSIAYNDIAPWHYADLAKAFGNDDWLTARVTTCDEFDRALEEAGRSKTGAYIEVVTDAYAASPLALKLHDAVATLYKS from the coding sequence ATGACCAAGACTGTCATCCAATACGTTCTCTCCCGTCTTCACGACATAGGCGTCACCGACGTATTCGGGGTGCCCGGCGACTACGCCTTCTCGATCAACGATGCGATCTGCAACGATCCGAACATGCGCTGGGTCGGATGTTGCAACGAGCTCAACGCGGCCTATGCGGCGGACGGCTATGCACGCATCAAGGGTGCGGCAGCGCTGTGCACGACCTATGGCGTCGGCGAACTCAGCGCGATCAACGGCATCGCCGGCGCGTATGCCGAGCACCTGCCTGTGTTTCACCTCGTGGGCAGTCCGAACATGGCGACGCAGGCCGCCCGCGCGCCGATGCACCATACGCTGGGCAACGGCGAATACGACCTGTTCCGCCGTATGACAGAACCGGTCGTTTGCGCACATGCCGTGATGACGCCGCAGAATGCCGTTTACGAGACCGAGCGACTGATAGCGGAAGCGCTCTATCACCGCCGGCCGGTGTACATGGCGTTTCCGGCTGATCTCGCCAATCAGCCGGTGCTTGGCGAGGCGACGCCGATCTCGCCTCCGCGCAGCAACCCGGACAATCTCGCCGCGGCCGTCGAGGCAATCGCTGCGACAGTCGACAAGGCGCGCACGGCCTGCGTGATCGCCGGCATTCTCGTCAGCCGGACCGGCCAGCGCGAGGTGCTGCAGCGCCTGATCGATGCATCGGGACTGCCGTTCAGCACCATGCTCATGGGCAAGTCCGCGCTCGACGAGCAGCATCCGTCCTATGTCGGCATCTACAACGGAGCGCTGATGAATGACGAGGTGCGTACCTTCGTCGAAGAGCGCGATTGCGTCATGCTGGTCGGTGCGCCGCTGACGGATTTCAACACCGGCGCCTTCACTGCACGGCTTTCGCCGGAAAAGACCATCGCGATCAATCACCACCATGTTCAGGTCGGCGGCAAGAGATTCAACGATGTGGAAATGACCGATCTGCTCGTTGCTCTCGCGAATCACCTGCCGAAACGCGGCTGGGCCAGAATCAAGGCGAAATCCCTCGGCAAAGTGAGTGGCAAGGATAACGACCCAATCGACGCTCCCGCCCTCTATTCGCGATGGGAACGCTTCCTGAAGCCGAATGATATCCTCGTCGTTGAAACGGGTACCGTCTCGATGGGCCTGGGGTTTGCGTTGCTGCCGCAGGACGCTACCTTCTACAACCAGACTCTCTGGGGCTCGATCGGCTGGGCGACACCGGCTGCATTCGGCGCCGCAGTTGCCGCACCGGACAAACGCGTCGTTCTGGTAACAGGAGACGGAGCGCATCAGCTTACCGTGCAGGAGATTAGCCAGTTTGGTCGCCTCGGCTTGACGCCGATCATTTTCGTGCTCAACAACAACGGCTATTTGATCGAGCGGCTGCTCTGCAAGGAGCCGAGCATCGCCTATAACGACATCGCTCCGTGGCATTATGCGGATCTAGCGAAAGCATTCGGGAATGATGATTGGCTAACGGCGCGCGTTACCACCTGCGACGAGTTCGACCGGGCGCTGGAAGAGGCCGGCAGGTCCAAAACCGGTGCCTACATCGAGGTCGTGACCGATGCCTACGCAGCATCGCCGCTGGCGCTGAAGCTGCACGATGCTGTGGCAACCCTCTACAAATCATAA
- a CDS encoding alpha/beta fold hydrolase produces MAQSTATDKRPDQRLGQTYRFADPDMDFFFVAALGWGPAGGLDIGQAFYIASQITDGDADSWVRAFSNYGDAMNAQADSWNAQGRKRAAGEARLKAFASYRSAWQFAGPGDLFKSLVVKHKTAFVAAMKELALPASHFEVPFGGKQLPGAYFQNANPNAPVVLVIGGADTCFEDLFLTVGRNLLDRGYSVALADLPGQGITQADGLYWQAEAEKPIAAIVDLLVSRFGAKPGRIALIGLSLGGYFAARAAGHDERFATVIASTPFPNPAEMFALAVKEKAKSAQPPSASALRSAQVTLWKAGASSPQDFLARTSNMIADPALVTVPFLSILGAGDSPVFAAQAHAWHRDIKSTRKAFVLLDAASGADGHVQVNNRLRLAQEATGWMDDIFHL; encoded by the coding sequence ATGGCGCAATCCACTGCGACCGACAAGCGGCCCGATCAGCGTCTTGGCCAGACCTATCGCTTTGCCGATCCGGACATGGACTTCTTTTTCGTTGCGGCGCTCGGCTGGGGTCCCGCGGGCGGCCTTGATATCGGGCAGGCTTTCTACATCGCTTCGCAGATTACGGATGGCGATGCGGACAGCTGGGTGCGCGCCTTTTCAAATTACGGCGACGCCATGAACGCCCAGGCGGACAGCTGGAATGCGCAGGGCCGAAAGCGTGCCGCCGGTGAGGCCCGGCTCAAGGCGTTCGCCAGCTACCGCTCGGCCTGGCAATTCGCGGGCCCCGGCGATCTGTTCAAGTCCCTCGTGGTCAAACACAAGACTGCCTTTGTCGCAGCCATGAAGGAGCTTGCGCTCCCCGCGTCTCATTTCGAGGTACCTTTCGGCGGCAAGCAACTGCCGGGCGCCTATTTCCAGAATGCGAATCCGAATGCTCCCGTGGTGCTCGTGATAGGCGGTGCCGACACTTGCTTTGAAGATCTGTTCTTGACCGTCGGCCGCAATCTTCTCGACCGTGGTTACTCCGTTGCCCTGGCCGACCTTCCCGGACAAGGCATCACGCAGGCGGACGGACTCTATTGGCAAGCTGAAGCGGAGAAGCCGATCGCTGCGATTGTCGATCTGCTCGTCAGCCGTTTCGGCGCGAAGCCCGGCCGTATTGCTTTGATCGGGCTCAGTCTGGGCGGGTACTTCGCCGCGCGCGCGGCGGGCCATGATGAACGCTTTGCCACCGTGATCGCCAGCACGCCGTTTCCGAACCCGGCCGAGATGTTCGCGCTGGCGGTCAAAGAGAAGGCGAAGTCAGCGCAGCCGCCTTCGGCATCTGCACTGCGCAGCGCGCAAGTCACGTTATGGAAAGCCGGTGCGAGCAGCCCGCAGGACTTCCTGGCGCGCACGTCGAACATGATCGCCGACCCTGCCTTGGTCACTGTTCCATTCCTGTCGATCCTCGGCGCGGGCGACTCGCCCGTCTTCGCGGCGCAGGCTCACGCCTGGCACCGCGACATCAAATCGACCCGAAAAGCCTTCGTTCTACTCGATGCGGCTTCAGGGGCCGACGGCCACGTACAGGTCAACAATCGGCTTCGCCTCGCCCAGGAGGCCACAGGCTGGATGGACGATATCTTCCACCTCTGA
- a CDS encoding alpha/beta fold hydrolase, translating into MGVIAGAAALALSVVGADAQTSFYDASRQEIAGRPGTLIRSEPMSFAPAGAQAYRVLYRSTGMHGEPIAVSGVIIVPPGPAPAGGRPVVAWAHPTTGVVPHCAPSLAIFVFQQMAGLRQLIEQGVVVAATDYPGLGTPGPHPYLVGDSEARAVIDSVRAARNLPGAETGNSFAVWGHSQGGQASLYSGLIARTYAPELNLVGVAAAAPATSLVTLMGDDFKTSGGKNLTAMTLRSWSRVYGAPINKVVLPEAMSAVDQLANECIESIFDILARRRTEKPLEEHFLSVPNIATVEPWRSLAARNTPGALPSSIPLFLAQGTTDDIVRPEVTASYMQRQCKAGSKVRMMWVQGVGHGFVARDSADAAVSWMMDRFAGRPAPTDCGKPLSSTADAQSPAQ; encoded by the coding sequence TTGGGCGTAATCGCTGGCGCGGCCGCGTTGGCGCTTTCTGTCGTCGGCGCAGATGCGCAAACCTCTTTCTATGACGCATCGCGCCAGGAGATTGCCGGACGTCCGGGAACGCTGATCCGCTCAGAGCCGATGAGCTTCGCGCCTGCGGGCGCGCAAGCCTACCGCGTGCTCTATCGCTCGACCGGCATGCACGGTGAGCCGATTGCGGTGTCCGGTGTCATCATCGTGCCGCCGGGCCCGGCGCCCGCAGGCGGGCGGCCCGTCGTTGCCTGGGCGCATCCGACTACGGGCGTGGTGCCACACTGCGCGCCGTCGCTGGCGATTTTTGTGTTCCAGCAAATGGCGGGCCTGCGTCAGTTGATTGAGCAGGGCGTCGTGGTCGCGGCCACAGACTATCCAGGCTTGGGGACGCCAGGCCCTCATCCTTATCTCGTCGGCGACAGTGAGGCGCGAGCGGTTATCGATTCCGTGCGTGCCGCGCGCAACCTGCCAGGCGCGGAGACCGGCAACAGTTTTGCGGTCTGGGGGCATTCGCAGGGCGGACAGGCCTCGCTCTACTCCGGTCTGATTGCCAGGACTTATGCGCCCGAGCTCAACCTGGTCGGTGTTGCCGCGGCGGCGCCCGCAACTTCGCTCGTCACCTTGATGGGTGACGATTTCAAGACGTCCGGTGGCAAGAACCTGACCGCGATGACGTTGCGGTCGTGGTCGCGCGTTTATGGCGCGCCGATCAACAAGGTCGTGTTGCCGGAAGCCATGTCGGCAGTGGACCAATTGGCCAACGAATGTATCGAATCGATCTTCGACATCCTGGCGCGACGCCGGACGGAGAAGCCGCTCGAGGAGCACTTCCTCTCGGTGCCGAACATCGCGACCGTCGAGCCCTGGCGTTCCCTGGCGGCGCGCAACACCCCGGGCGCGCTGCCGTCGAGCATTCCGCTCTTTCTCGCGCAAGGCACGACCGACGATATCGTGCGCCCCGAAGTGACCGCGAGCTACATGCAGCGGCAATGCAAGGCAGGCAGCAAGGTGCGGATGATGTGGGTGCAGGGCGTCGGACACGGCTTTGTCGCACGCGACAGCGCTGACGCCGCCGTCAGCTGGATGATGGATCGCTTCGCCGGCCGGCCGGCGCCGACCGACTGTGGCAAGCCGCTGTCCAGCACCGCTGATGCGCAATCACCGGCGCAGTAG
- a CDS encoding AMP-binding protein translates to MAVSSGRLRRSPFARATLCLKDLNMNTRPAPIYLDKLLARLELAGRSTVVRHQGSDLSGEALRAMIFQYARVLYDVGITRGKLVAMFAPNRPEAIAIRYAAHILGAGAVYLSVPPTEEQRQALLKQMAPDLLVVFPETIHYWHANAGVRLATVGVDCAASCGRLDVLASSASDTRLDVMAWPEDLAVIISSGGTTGVPKGSCRSFAAYTAMVSVPSPSDRRQLVNGHLAYLSQVLVDITLLGGGCVVLEGAFEAADTLATIEAERITDLFLVEPQLFELMDHPDVCCRNLSSLRTLTHIGASAPQTLRLRARERLGPVIAHTYGASEMGIVSMLTPAEHDLSRPDLFTCAGRILPGVEVRFRLKDGSLGEPGDIGSIEVRSPAMASGYRNRPELEAANFKAGWYCSGDLGRLDSDGYLHILGRAADASEVNGILVTPTLIQEVLCGLSSVRCAVVVIDNEARVTIAAVSAWTGLSIGAETCRQAVAEHFGQETAASLVVVSLDRIPLTEQGKPNRAAIKALARSRSLVDAA, encoded by the coding sequence ATGGCGGTATCGAGTGGACGTCTTCGACGCAGTCCATTCGCTCGCGCAACCCTTTGTCTGAAGGACCTGAACATGAATACCAGACCTGCCCCAATTTACCTGGACAAGCTTCTCGCGCGGCTCGAACTCGCCGGCCGGTCGACGGTCGTCCGCCATCAGGGCTCCGATCTCTCCGGCGAGGCACTCCGTGCCATGATCTTCCAGTACGCCCGAGTCCTGTATGACGTCGGGATCACGCGCGGTAAGCTGGTGGCGATGTTTGCGCCCAATCGCCCGGAGGCGATCGCCATTCGTTATGCCGCTCACATTCTTGGCGCAGGCGCCGTTTACCTGTCCGTTCCGCCCACGGAGGAGCAGCGCCAAGCGTTGCTCAAGCAGATGGCGCCGGATCTCCTCGTCGTGTTTCCCGAGACCATACATTACTGGCACGCGAATGCCGGTGTGCGGCTGGCGACGGTGGGCGTCGACTGCGCTGCGTCCTGTGGTCGGCTCGATGTATTGGCCTCATCGGCTTCGGACACTCGGCTCGATGTCATGGCTTGGCCGGAGGACCTCGCCGTCATCATTTCCTCCGGCGGCACCACCGGGGTACCAAAAGGCAGTTGCCGCAGCTTTGCGGCCTACACTGCGATGGTAAGCGTGCCAAGCCCCAGCGACCGTCGTCAGCTTGTCAACGGTCATCTCGCATATCTCTCGCAAGTCCTCGTCGATATCACGCTGCTTGGAGGCGGGTGTGTCGTCCTCGAAGGCGCCTTCGAGGCAGCCGATACCCTTGCCACGATCGAGGCGGAGCGGATTACAGATCTCTTCCTGGTCGAGCCGCAGCTCTTCGAGTTGATGGATCATCCCGACGTCTGCTGCCGAAACTTGTCATCGCTCCGAACGCTTACCCACATCGGCGCATCCGCACCGCAAACGCTGCGCTTGAGAGCACGAGAACGACTTGGTCCGGTCATAGCGCACACCTATGGCGCCAGCGAAATGGGTATCGTAAGCATGTTGACGCCCGCCGAGCACGACCTCTCGCGCCCCGATCTTTTCACCTGCGCCGGCCGCATTCTGCCGGGCGTTGAGGTTCGGTTCCGCCTCAAGGATGGCTCGCTCGGCGAGCCCGGGGACATCGGCAGTATCGAGGTCCGATCGCCGGCGATGGCCAGCGGCTACCGTAACAGGCCCGAGCTCGAGGCGGCGAATTTCAAGGCCGGCTGGTATTGCTCGGGGGATCTCGGTCGGCTTGATTCGGACGGCTATCTCCACATCTTGGGTCGTGCGGCTGATGCCTCCGAGGTCAATGGCATCTTGGTGACGCCGACATTGATTCAGGAAGTCTTGTGCGGGCTATCGTCGGTGCGCTGCGCCGTCGTGGTGATCGACAATGAAGCACGAGTCACCATTGCTGCCGTGAGCGCCTGGACGGGACTCTCCATCGGGGCTGAAACATGCCGTCAAGCGGTCGCTGAACATTTCGGTCAGGAGACCGCGGCATCTCTGGTCGTCGTTTCACTCGATCGGATTCCGCTCACCGAGCAGGGTAAGCCCAATCGTGCTGCCATTAAGGCGTTAGCTCGCTCACGATCGCTGGTCGATGCCGCCTGA
- a CDS encoding LysR substrate-binding domain-containing protein, whose protein sequence is MQYRHLYYFVKIVEAGSFSQAARTIHVAQPALSQQIGELEASLGVALLHRSARGIKPTAAGQRFYDEASSILRRYENLPALVHSKIGEIEGPVSLGMPASLSTTLVGPFIELCRATHPKITLRFVDGDSEFLREEVEKSRLDLALIFEDEFFPTVQRQPLFQQDHYLVRSKQSAPIAGSTIPIKELAEIPLILPGQSNARRIVIDRAFAKADISVQLAAEADNISSELSAVRSGAASTILNLGDMSGFSLADFAEPVLITPTFHLTCCLIWSNQFTLTLGAEGVKKLLIEFLKEQIEHARKPGAVWLD, encoded by the coding sequence ATGCAGTACCGCCATCTCTATTATTTCGTGAAAATCGTCGAAGCCGGCAGTTTCTCTCAGGCTGCCAGGACCATTCACGTGGCGCAGCCGGCCTTGAGCCAGCAGATCGGCGAACTGGAAGCGTCCCTAGGCGTCGCATTGCTGCATAGAAGCGCGCGGGGCATCAAGCCGACGGCTGCCGGGCAGCGGTTCTATGACGAAGCATCCTCGATCCTGCGCCGATACGAGAATCTGCCGGCCCTGGTGCACTCCAAGATCGGTGAAATCGAAGGGCCGGTCAGCCTCGGGATGCCGGCATCTCTTTCCACGACCCTGGTCGGGCCGTTCATTGAACTGTGCCGGGCTACTCATCCGAAAATCACGCTTAGATTCGTCGATGGCGATAGCGAATTCCTGCGCGAGGAGGTCGAGAAGAGTCGCCTGGACCTGGCTCTCATTTTTGAAGATGAGTTCTTTCCCACGGTACAGCGGCAGCCGCTGTTCCAGCAGGACCATTATCTCGTCCGCAGCAAGCAATCGGCTCCGATCGCCGGCTCAACAATCCCGATCAAGGAACTTGCGGAGATCCCGCTGATCCTTCCGGGTCAATCGAATGCGCGGCGAATCGTTATCGACCGTGCTTTCGCTAAGGCCGACATCTCGGTGCAGCTTGCCGCGGAGGCGGACAACATCTCGAGCGAACTTTCGGCGGTGCGCTCCGGCGCTGCCAGCACCATCCTGAACTTGGGGGACATGTCAGGTTTCTCGCTCGCCGACTTTGCCGAGCCGGTGCTGATTACGCCGACATTCCATCTTACCTGCTGCCTGATTTGGTCCAACCAGTTCACGCTGACGCTGGGTGCCGAAGGCGTGAAGAAACTCCTGATTGAATTTCTGAAGGAGCAGATCGAGCACGCCAGGAAGCCGGGAGCGGTGTGGTTGGATTAA
- a CDS encoding TetR/AcrR family transcriptional regulator, with amino-acid sequence MKPTSKQSVKRRTPQQARAQNKVDLILEAATRLIQRGGMDGLTTNAIAEAAGVSIGTLYQYFDNRDAVLEALSGRELEGLSNRVMQAMTTARAGATGERIRIIVHSILTSYGGRRRVHRVLLEHALSRGPATRLNPLFKSLTDMLTTAGPDGSGGVRRPMRPADAFVLVYAFAGVMRAVVATENKQVPQHELEQSLTRLIAGFVEGS; translated from the coding sequence GTGAAACCGACATCAAAACAATCAGTTAAACGCAGGACGCCGCAGCAGGCTCGTGCCCAAAACAAGGTCGACCTCATATTGGAAGCTGCCACGCGGCTCATTCAGCGAGGCGGCATGGACGGCCTGACGACGAATGCAATTGCTGAAGCGGCCGGAGTCAGCATCGGCACGCTGTATCAGTATTTTGACAACAGGGACGCGGTCCTCGAAGCTTTGTCGGGGCGAGAGCTGGAAGGACTGTCAAATCGTGTGATGCAGGCGATGACGACTGCCCGCGCCGGGGCGACAGGAGAACGCATTCGGATCATCGTGCATTCCATACTGACGAGCTATGGCGGGCGGCGTCGGGTCCACCGAGTTCTGCTTGAACATGCGTTGTCGCGCGGACCTGCTACCAGGCTGAACCCGCTCTTCAAGAGCCTGACCGACATGCTGACGACAGCCGGCCCGGACGGCTCGGGTGGCGTGAGAAGACCTATGCGCCCGGCGGACGCATTCGTTCTTGTCTACGCCTTCGCCGGTGTGATGCGCGCGGTGGTGGCGACGGAAAATAAACAGGTGCCGCAGCACGAGCTGGAGCAATCGCTGACCAGGCTCATCGCCGGCTTTGTCGAGGGCAGCTAG